A window of the bacterium genome harbors these coding sequences:
- a CDS encoding DUF4386 family protein, whose translation MKSLQKIGGIAALYEAAAYIVGMIGFLSVVDVSGVADPVKKVALMADNLAFLYILHLIVYVVWGIFMVVLSLSLYERLKAGSPAIAQTATVFGIFWGCVIIISGMIHNIGMQNVVDLYGKDPTQAGTVWLTIDSVLGGLAGSNEAIGGIWIILLSWAALQTGELSRILNYLGVVVGLAGIISIVPALAELFIYIFALGQIVWFIWLGISMLRSSKSAAA comes from the coding sequence ATGAAGAGTTTACAGAAGATAGGCGGCATTGCCGCGCTGTACGAGGCAGCAGCTTACATAGTGGGTATGATAGGTTTTCTCAGCGTAGTGGACGTTTCTGGTGTAGCTGACCCTGTCAAGAAGGTGGCTTTAATGGCGGACAACCTGGCTTTCCTGTACATACTGCACCTGATTGTCTATGTTGTATGGGGTATCTTTATGGTTGTCCTGTCGTTATCGCTTTACGAGCGGTTGAAAGCCGGCTCACCAGCAATAGCACAGACAGCGACCGTCTTCGGGATATTCTGGGGCTGCGTGATCATTATTAGCGGTATGATCCACAACATTGGCATGCAAAATGTCGTCGATCTCTATGGTAAAGACCCGACTCAAGCGGGGACGGTCTGGTTGACGATTGACTCTGTGTTGGGAGGATTAGCCGGCAGTAATGAAGCTATAGGAGGTATATGGATTATACTGTTAAGTTGGGCAGCTTTGCAGACAGGAGAACTTTCCAGGATACTGAACTACCTTGGCGTAGTGGTCGGTTTAGCGGGCATCATCTCGATTGTCCCGGCTCTCGCCGAGCTGTTTATTTACATTTTTGCGTTGGGTCAGATTGTGTGGTTCATTTGGCTGGGGATCTCAATGCTGCGCAGCAGCAAAAGCGCGGCGGCATAA